TCAATATATTGAGTCTGTAAACGCAAAATTCCGAATTTAGCAAATATTTCGAAATTAAAGCAGCAAAAAAAAGGCCCCATCCGAAGATGGAGCTTGCCTCTGTACGGATCAACCTTTATAGTGAGTAGAAACGGGTTTTGTCAGGCATATTACTGTTGTATTCGGTTTTGATTTCATTGCGGTATGAGCGTTCTACCTTTTTAACAAAATGAAGGCGGGAAACCTGCTTCATCGTTTCTTCCACGCGATCCGCGTACGTATACATAACCACGTAATGCAGCTTTTTGGATATATAATGAATGCTGCCGAACCGTTCCAGTTGTTTGGCAGCCGCTTTCAAATCGTTTACCCATACGATAAACCCGGACCGTTGTGTCAACATCGTCTTACCTTCCTTCGAGAAATTAATTCTAGAAACTTATATGTGCGGAGGGATCGTCATTGAACGTTTCGAACGCTGTCGTCCATGTTTTGAGAGGTCCCGTCGTGGAGAGCAAACACAACGGGCATATCGCCGTTGTCGACTGGCAAGGCCGGCTGCTGGCTCATCTGGGCCAATATACCCACCTTACTTTCGCCCGTTCGACAGCCAAACCGCTGCAGTCGATTCCTGTTGTCGAATCGGGAGCGGCGGCCCGGACCGGCATGACGCAGCCGGAAATCGCCCTGATGTGCGCGTCGCACAGCGGCGAGCCGGATCATACGGAAGCGGCCCGCTCGATCTTGGCCAAATCGGGGCTCACCCCGGACAGCCTGAGCTGCGGGGTTCATGAGCCGTGGCACCGCCCCACGGCCGAAGCGATGCGGCTGCGCGGCGAGAAGCCGACGGCGCTGCACAACAACTGCTCCGGCAAGCATGCCGGAATGCTTGCGTTGGCCGCCTGCCGCGGGGACTCGGTCGCCGGTTATATCCGGCCCGAGCACCCCGTCCAGCGGCGCATGCGCGAGACAGTGGCCGATATGTGCGGCCTCTCTTCCGAAGAGCTCGCCGTCGGCATCGACGGCTGCGGCGTTCCCGTATTCGGCATGCCGCTATGGCGTCTTGCTTATGCGTTCGCGCGGCTCGGCCGGCCTGATAGCCTTGGCCCGACAAGGGCCGAGGCGGCTGCCGCGATTGTGGCTGCGATTCGCGCGTACCCACGCTATATTGCCGGAACCGGCCGCTTCGATACGCAGCTGATCGAAGCGACTCGCGGCCGCATCGTCGGCAAGATGGGGGCCGAAGGCGTCTTCGCGCTGACCGTCCCGGACCTTGGCATCGGTGTGGCTGTCAAAATCGAAGACGGAGCCGAACGGGCGCTGTACCCGACCGTCGTGGAAACGCTCTTTCAACTCGGTCTGTTGGACGAAGCGGAACAAAAACGCTTACAATCGT
The window above is part of the Paenibacillus hamazuiensis genome. Proteins encoded here:
- a CDS encoding YlbG family protein; the protein is MLTQRSGFIVWVNDLKAAAKQLERFGSIHYISKKLHYVVMYTYADRVEETMKQVSRLHFVKKVERSYRNEIKTEYNSNMPDKTRFYSL
- a CDS encoding asparaginase; translation: MNVSNAVVHVLRGPVVESKHNGHIAVVDWQGRLLAHLGQYTHLTFARSTAKPLQSIPVVESGAAARTGMTQPEIALMCASHSGEPDHTEAARSILAKSGLTPDSLSCGVHEPWHRPTAEAMRLRGEKPTALHNNCSGKHAGMLALAACRGDSVAGYIRPEHPVQRRMRETVADMCGLSSEELAVGIDGCGVPVFGMPLWRLAYAFARLGRPDSLGPTRAEAAAAIVAAIRAYPRYIAGTGRFDTQLIEATRGRIVGKMGAEGVFALTVPDLGIGVAVKIEDGAERALYPTVVETLFQLGLLDEAEQKRLQSFRTPANTNWQGMQVGGLLPVFQLHRQE